A genomic window from Candidatus Denitrolinea symbiosum includes:
- a CDS encoding BrnT family toxin — protein sequence MKFSWDPQKASSNLRKHGVSFDEAVTVFKDPLAYIFDDMEHSQDEHREIIIGMSTLRRMLLVCFVERQEDVVRLISARPATRIEINDYEENARNQNQ from the coding sequence ATGAAATTCTCTTGGGATCCGCAAAAAGCCTCCAGCAATCTTCGTAAACACGGCGTTAGTTTTGATGAGGCGGTAACAGTTTTCAAAGACCCACTTGCTTACATCTTTGACGACATGGAGCATTCCCAGGATGAACATCGCGAAATCATCATCGGCATGTCGACTTTGCGGAGAATGCTCTTGGTGTGTTTTGTGGAGAGACAGGAAGATGTTGTCCGCTTGATTAGTGCGAGACCCGCAACTCGAATAGAGATAAACGACTATGAAGAAAATGCCCGAAACCAAAACCAATAA
- a CDS encoding adenine specific DNA methylase Mod, translating to MAKKNYKDWSKEDLIAHVQKLEKRKKYGLVWDEERTREVFELQAQNSLPVLEEVPDYAISTNPEQPTHILIEGDNYHALSVLNYTHEKAVDVIYIDPPYNTGAKDWKYNNDYVDDEDAWRHSKWLSFMDNRLQLAKRLLKPSGVLICAIDENEHATLGLLLAEIFPDYEITIVTIVHNPRGIQGNNFAHCNEFAYFVYPKGGVYIGRKLRLEEEQEFENLRNWGGESTREYGKSLFYPIYFKDGKVIKVGDVPSYDFHPKKAYRHTKDGVLEIWPIDNNGVERKWRYSRESLSQITDRVRIEQIGDYLQVQLLKSEDRYKTVWTDTKYDANIYGTQLLKEILGREFPFPKSLYNVKECLYATVGQNKTAIVLDFFAGSGTTAHAVMELNRDDNGNRQCILVTNNENNIMTEVCYPRVQRVVEGYKFTGKDKKLLFEEKLTLSRLKKIDSILLDYEGARKTNEENFDELKGEFKDNTLRLWGINNVDEFKEGLGGNIKYFRTSFVPAEPSDENKELLTRQSVEMLCLREGTFDFVTETDIWKIFKSKKHYTAILFDQLSIPDLKAELETLDKPVSVYVFSLEDDNFANEFADMKDKVKVCSIPEAILRVYRRIYQ from the coding sequence ATGGCAAAGAAAAATTACAAAGACTGGTCTAAAGAAGACCTTATCGCCCATGTTCAAAAACTGGAAAAGCGCAAGAAATACGGGCTTGTGTGGGATGAAGAGCGCACGAGGGAGGTTTTTGAATTGCAGGCACAAAATAGTTTGCCTGTCTTGGAAGAAGTGCCCGACTATGCCATTTCTACTAACCCAGAACAACCTACACACATTTTAATTGAAGGCGATAATTATCATGCACTTTCAGTATTGAACTACACTCACGAAAAGGCAGTGGATGTAATTTATATTGACCCGCCTTACAATACGGGCGCAAAGGATTGGAAATACAATAACGACTATGTTGACGACGAGGATGCTTGGAGACACAGTAAATGGCTTTCCTTCATGGATAATCGCCTCCAATTGGCAAAACGATTATTGAAACCAAGTGGGGTGTTGATTTGTGCAATTGACGAAAACGAACATGCGACTTTAGGTCTGCTACTTGCAGAAATATTTCCCGATTATGAAATAACAATTGTTACGATTGTTCATAATCCCAGAGGAATTCAAGGAAACAATTTTGCTCACTGCAACGAATTCGCCTATTTTGTTTATCCAAAAGGCGGTGTTTATATCGGGCGTAAATTGCGATTGGAAGAAGAACAGGAATTTGAAAATCTGCGAAATTGGGGCGGCGAATCAACGCGGGAATATGGGAAAAGCCTTTTTTATCCGATTTACTTTAAAGATGGCAAAGTCATAAAGGTTGGCGATGTTCCTTCCTATGATTTTCACCCCAAGAAAGCATACAGACATACAAAAGACGGCGTTTTAGAAATTTGGCCTATTGATAATAATGGTGTAGAAAGAAAATGGCGTTATTCGCGTGAATCATTATCACAAATAACCGATAGAGTACGAATCGAACAAATCGGTGATTATTTGCAAGTCCAATTGTTGAAATCTGAAGATAGATATAAAACTGTTTGGACTGACACAAAATACGATGCAAATATATATGGCACACAATTGCTGAAAGAAATTCTTGGGCGTGAGTTTCCCTTCCCAAAATCACTTTATAACGTCAAGGAGTGTCTTTATGCTACTGTAGGCCAAAACAAGACGGCTATTGTTCTTGATTTTTTTGCAGGATCGGGTACAACGGCTCACGCGGTTATGGAACTAAATCGAGACGACAACGGCAATAGACAATGTATCTTGGTTACAAATAACGAGAACAATATAATGACCGAAGTTTGTTACCCGCGAGTGCAACGCGTTGTGGAAGGTTACAAATTCACAGGAAAAGACAAAAAACTTCTTTTTGAAGAAAAACTAACGCTTTCTCGTCTTAAGAAAATAGATAGTATTCTTTTAGACTACGAAGGGGCACGAAAAACGAATGAAGAAAATTTTGATGAACTCAAAGGCGAATTCAAAGATAACACTTTGCGCCTTTGGGGAATTAATAATGTTGATGAATTCAAGGAAGGTCTTGGTGGCAATATAAAATATTTCCGCACATCTTTTGTGCCTGCCGAGCCTAGCGATGAAAACAAGGAATTGCTTACCCGCCAGTCGGTTGAAATGTTATGTTTGAGAGAAGGTACGTTTGATTTTGTGACTGAAACCGACATTTGGAAAATCTTCAAGAGCAAGAAGCATTACACGGCGATTCTTTTCGATCAACTTTCAATTCCCGATTTGAAGGCAGAACTCGAAACACTTGATAAGCCTGTGAGTGTTTATGTCTTTTCGCTTGAAGATGACAATTTCGCCAATGAATTTGCCGACATGAAAGATAAGGTCAAAGTCTGCTCCATTCCAGAAGCCATCTTGCGCGTATATCGGAGAATCTACCAATGA
- a CDS encoding DNA-binding protein, translated as MTVKYNVVERGNPSNPAAPKKFYPSIESSGRKTLRQMAARISEISTVSSADTMAVLEALLTTIPQELAAGNIVELGDFGNFWLKSNSEGVDTAEAVRATQINTVLPRFIPGKEFKKVLDTIEFEKS; from the coding sequence ATGACCGTGAAATACAATGTCGTCGAGCGCGGGAATCCGTCGAACCCCGCCGCGCCCAAGAAGTTCTACCCGTCCATTGAATCGAGCGGGCGCAAGACCCTGCGGCAAATGGCGGCGCGAATTTCGGAAATTTCCACCGTTTCCAGCGCGGACACAATGGCTGTGCTGGAAGCCCTGCTGACCACCATCCCGCAGGAATTGGCGGCGGGAAACATCGTGGAATTGGGCGATTTCGGCAATTTCTGGCTGAAAAGCAATTCGGAAGGCGTGGATACCGCCGAAGCCGTACGCGCTACGCAAATTAACACCGTCCTGCCGCGATTTATCCCTGGCAAGGAATTCAAGAAGGTGCTGGATACGATTGAGTTCGAGAAGTCATAA
- a CDS encoding aldehyde dehydrogenase: MSTLLDLFKTMEYGPAPESPAAVNAWLDDHGRKFGQFINNEWVTPKAAKYYSSYNPSTGELLAETAQAEKKDVDAAIAAARAAFETWSETPGVVRARYMYAIARNIQKHHRLLAVLESMDNGKPIRESRDVDVPLLARHFYYYAGWAQLMETELRDYQPVGVIGQIIPWNFPLMMLAWKIAPAIAMGNTVVLKPASYTRLSALLFAEVVAEAGLPPGVVNIITGSGKAGEMIVTHPDVDKIAFTGSTEIGRALRQLTAGTGKKISLELGGKGPVVVFEDADLDAAVEGVVDAIWFNQGQVCCAGSRLIVQENVAPRFIQKLKTRMGHLRVGDSLDKSIDMGAIVDKSQWDTVDHWVKMGEKEGGKVFQPDIPLPTKGLFYKPTLITDLDPAASTVQEEIFGPVLVSLTFRTPEEAIALANNTRYGLGGSVWSDNINLALDAASKIKAGAMWVNCHNVFDAAGGFGGYRESGFGREGGREGLFEYVRPKWMERPRPDLSAVGLDTATNTPTRPTKWGEHTPSRPARPEAGRANGHPLPPVDRTPKMYVGGKQVRPDGAYTLTVLGLGTPRTERGATRPTGAKGKIVGQVGDGNRKDIRNAVEAAHAVIEAKQGWAMRHGYNRSQILYFIAENLDARNAEFVKRIVEMTGRTQKSAQAEVDAAVERLFTYAAWADKYGGNIQETTLRGITVAVNEPVGVIGIACPDEYPLLGFVSLMAPAIARGNTVVMIPSQRFPLSATDFYQVLDTSDVPGGVVNIVTGDRDHLTKTLVQHEDVDAVWYFGSAEGSYWVEYESAANMKRTWVGYGLPRDWMDREQGEGHEFLHEATQVKNIWVPTGE; encoded by the coding sequence ATGTCAACCTTACTCGACCTCTTCAAAACCATGGAATACGGACCCGCCCCCGAATCTCCCGCCGCGGTCAACGCGTGGCTGGACGATCACGGACGCAAGTTCGGGCAGTTCATCAACAACGAATGGGTGACGCCCAAGGCGGCGAAGTACTATTCGTCTTACAACCCGTCTACGGGCGAGCTGCTCGCCGAGACGGCGCAGGCGGAGAAGAAGGACGTGGATGCCGCCATCGCCGCGGCCCGCGCCGCCTTCGAGACGTGGAGCGAGACTCCAGGCGTTGTCCGCGCGCGGTATATGTACGCCATCGCGCGCAATATCCAGAAGCACCATCGTCTGCTGGCGGTGCTCGAGAGCATGGACAACGGCAAGCCGATCCGTGAGTCGCGCGATGTGGATGTGCCGCTGTTGGCGCGTCACTTTTACTATTACGCGGGCTGGGCGCAGCTCATGGAAACCGAACTGCGCGACTACCAACCCGTCGGTGTGATCGGGCAGATCATCCCGTGGAACTTCCCGTTGATGATGCTGGCGTGGAAGATCGCGCCCGCCATCGCGATGGGAAATACCGTTGTGCTGAAACCCGCCTCGTACACGCGGCTGAGCGCGCTGTTGTTCGCGGAGGTTGTGGCCGAGGCGGGACTTCCGCCAGGCGTGGTCAACATCATCACGGGCAGCGGCAAGGCGGGCGAGATGATCGTCACGCACCCCGACGTGGACAAGATCGCCTTCACAGGCTCCACCGAGATCGGGCGCGCACTGCGTCAACTCACGGCGGGGACGGGGAAAAAGATTTCGCTGGAGTTGGGGGGCAAGGGTCCCGTTGTGGTGTTCGAAGATGCCGATTTGGACGCGGCCGTTGAGGGCGTGGTTGATGCGATTTGGTTCAATCAGGGTCAGGTCTGTTGCGCGGGCTCCCGCCTCATCGTCCAGGAAAATGTCGCGCCGCGCTTCATCCAAAAACTTAAAACGCGCATGGGTCACCTGCGCGTCGGCGACTCGCTCGACAAGTCCATTGACATGGGCGCCATCGTGGACAAGAGTCAATGGGACACGGTGGATCATTGGGTGAAGATGGGCGAGAAGGAAGGCGGAAAAGTGTTCCAGCCCGACATCCCGCTGCCCACGAAGGGACTCTTCTACAAGCCCACGCTCATCACGGACCTCGATCCTGCCGCGTCGACGGTGCAGGAGGAGATCTTTGGTCCCGTGCTGGTTTCGCTCACGTTCCGCACACCCGAGGAAGCGATCGCGCTGGCGAACAACACGCGCTACGGCCTCGGCGGCAGCGTGTGGAGCGACAACATCAATCTCGCGCTCGACGCGGCCAGCAAGATCAAGGCGGGCGCGATGTGGGTCAACTGTCATAACGTGTTCGACGCGGCGGGCGGATTCGGCGGCTATCGCGAATCAGGCTTCGGGCGCGAGGGCGGACGCGAAGGTCTGTTCGAGTATGTCCGACCGAAATGGATGGAGAGGCCGCGACCCGATTTGTCCGCGGTTGGTCTCGATACGGCGACGAACACGCCTACTCGACCAACGAAATGGGGCGAGCACACCCCCTCGCGTCCCGCGCGACCCGAGGCGGGTCGGGCAAATGGACATCCGCTTCCCCCTGTCGACCGCACCCCGAAGATGTACGTCGGCGGCAAGCAGGTTCGTCCCGACGGCGCCTACACGTTGACGGTGCTCGGTCTCGGTACGCCCCGCACAGAACGCGGGGCTACTCGACCAACAGGCGCGAAGGGAAAGATTGTCGGGCAGGTCGGCGACGGCAACCGCAAGGACATCCGCAACGCGGTGGAAGCCGCGCATGCGGTGATCGAAGCCAAGCAGGGCTGGGCGATGCGGCACGGATACAACCGTTCGCAGATCCTGTATTTCATCGCCGAGAATTTGGACGCGCGCAACGCCGAGTTCGTCAAGCGCATTGTGGAGATGACGGGGCGCACGCAGAAATCGGCGCAAGCCGAAGTGGACGCGGCGGTGGAGCGTCTGTTCACGTACGCGGCGTGGGCGGATAAATACGGCGGCAACATCCAGGAGACCACCCTGCGCGGAATCACGGTAGCGGTGAACGAGCCTGTGGGCGTGATCGGAATCGCCTGCCCCGACGAGTACCCGCTGTTGGGATTCGTCTCGTTAATGGCGCCTGCCATTGCGCGCGGCAACACGGTTGTGATGATCCCCAGCCAGCGCTTCCCGCTGAGCGCGACCGATTTTTATCAGGTGTTGGATACGTCCGATGTGCCTGGCGGCGTGGTCAACATCGTCACAGGCGACCGCGACCACCTGACCAAGACTCTCGTTCAGCACGAAGACGTGGACGCGGTCTGGTACTTCGGCTCGGCGGAAGGCAGTTATTGGGTGGAGTACGAGTCCGCCGCCAACATGAAGCGGACGTGGGTCGGCTACGGCTTGCCGCGCGATTGGATGGATCGCGAGCAGGGCGAAGGTCATGAGTTCCTGCACGAGGCGACGCAGGTGAAGAATATCTGGGTGCCGACGGGGGAGTAG
- a CDS encoding PIN domain ribonuclease, VapC toxin family: MILLDTDVMVDILRGYEPAKEWLKTAQEIGIPGLVAMELIQGCQNAREQKQLEKSLSAYPLFWPDEDDCNRALTSFAFHHLSDKIGLLDALIAETAIGVDAELATFNVKHYRVLKGLRSVQPYAK, translated from the coding sequence TTGATCCTGCTTGACACCGATGTTATGGTGGATATTCTGCGCGGCTATGAGCCTGCAAAAGAATGGTTGAAAACCGCGCAGGAGATCGGCATCCCTGGGCTTGTGGCAATGGAGTTGATTCAGGGATGTCAAAACGCGAGAGAACAAAAGCAATTGGAGAAATCGCTGTCAGCCTATCCGCTCTTCTGGCCTGACGAAGATGATTGCAATCGAGCGCTGACGAGTTTTGCCTTCCATCATCTCAGCGACAAAATCGGTCTGCTCGATGCCTTGATTGCTGAAACTGCGATTGGCGTGGATGCAGAACTCGCGACCTTCAACGTCAAACATTACCGAGTATTGAAGGGCTTGCGAAGTGTGCAACCGTATGCAAAATAG
- a CDS encoding deoxyribose-phosphate aldolase translates to MTSNHNRNPGAPLDLDWVMGARVNKSAAERRIATLAGRRTVKKEWQAAWLLRAVTCIDLTTLGGDDTPGRVQRLCAKAKQPIRPDMLERLGLDGERMTVAAVCVYPNRVADAVHALQGSGIPVASVATGFPAGQTPLPQRIQEIEQAVEAGAKEIDVVIARNHVLTGDWKSLYDELKQFREACGDAHMKTILATGDLGTLKQVYQASLVAMMAGSDFIKTSTGKESVNATLEVSLVMTRAIREYLERFGYKIGFKPAGGISSAKQAMAWQSLMKEELGDEWLKNDLFRFGASSLLTDLERQLYHYLTGHYAAKHHMPMG, encoded by the coding sequence ATGACTTCGAACCATAATCGCAACCCCGGCGCGCCCCTCGACCTGGACTGGGTAATGGGCGCGCGCGTCAACAAGAGCGCGGCAGAGCGGCGCATTGCCACCCTCGCCGGCCGCCGCACCGTGAAAAAAGAATGGCAGGCCGCCTGGCTGCTGCGCGCCGTCACCTGCATTGACCTGACCACCCTCGGCGGAGACGACACGCCCGGGCGCGTCCAGCGCCTGTGCGCCAAGGCCAAACAGCCGATTCGCCCCGACATGCTCGAACGCCTCGGCCTGGACGGAGAGCGGATGACTGTCGCCGCGGTCTGCGTCTACCCGAATCGCGTCGCGGACGCCGTCCACGCGTTGCAGGGATCGGGCATCCCCGTGGCGTCCGTCGCGACAGGTTTTCCCGCGGGGCAGACCCCGCTCCCGCAGCGAATCCAGGAAATCGAACAAGCCGTGGAGGCGGGCGCAAAAGAAATTGACGTGGTCATCGCCCGCAACCATGTGCTGACAGGCGACTGGAAATCCCTTTACGATGAACTCAAACAATTCCGCGAAGCCTGCGGTGACGCGCACATGAAGACCATCCTTGCCACAGGCGACCTCGGCACGCTCAAGCAGGTTTATCAAGCCAGCCTCGTCGCCATGATGGCAGGTTCGGACTTCATCAAGACTTCGACGGGCAAAGAATCAGTCAACGCCACGTTGGAAGTGAGTCTCGTCATGACGCGCGCCATCCGCGAGTATCTGGAACGCTTCGGCTACAAGATCGGATTCAAGCCCGCGGGCGGGATCAGCTCTGCCAAGCAGGCCATGGCGTGGCAGTCGTTGATGAAAGAGGAACTCGGCGACGAGTGGCTGAAGAATGACCTGTTCCGCTTTGGCGCGTCCAGTTTGCTGACCGATTTGGAACGGCAGTTGTATCACTACCTCACGGGCCACTACGCCGCGAAACATCACATGCCGATGGGATAG